Part of the Methanofollis sp. genome, ACAGCGTCGAGGGCCGCGGGATTGTTGTACGCCACCTGTCTCGTGTGGCGCACCAGGTCGGCGACGACGCCTGCCGAGTCGGGGACGCCCATGGTCGTCGCCCCCGACCCGGCCTGCACGAGCACGGCGTCGTGGGCGCCGTGGAATCCGCCCTCGATCTTCACGATGTCGGGCTTACCTGTGGCGGCGCGGGCGAGCCTGATCGCGGCCATCGTCGCCTCGGACCCGCTGGAGACGAAGCGGACCATCTCGATGGAGGGGTGGTCGGCGGAGATCCTTTCTGCAAGGGCGATCTCGTGCGGGCAGGGGGTGCCGTAGAGCCAGCCTTCTGCAAGCTGCGCCTCGATCGCCTGCCGTACCGCCTCGTGGGCGTGGCCGAGGATGAGGGGGCCGTACCCGAGGCAGCAGTCGACGAGGTCCTGCCCCTCG contains:
- a CDS encoding aminotransferase class III-fold pyridoxal phosphate-dependent enzyme, which encodes MKSSDLFARAQGLMPGGVSSPVRAIKPYPFYTAGAHGPFLRTVEGQDLVDCCLGYGPLILGHAHEAVRQAIEAQLAEGWLYGTPCPHEIALAERISADHPSIEMVRFVSSGSEATMAAIRLARAATGKPDIVKIEGGFHGAHDAVLVQAGSGATTMGVPDSAGVVADLVRHTRQVAYNNPAALDAV